A single region of the Aeromonas hydrophila subsp. hydrophila ATCC 7966 genome encodes:
- a CDS encoding HAD-IA family hydrolase: protein MSRLVLRARALLLDMDGTLVHSTGEVETVWRLWCRRHQLAPEPVLAMCHGVRSREVLRALAPQLDMAQEVALLDELEINHTGQAEAIAGARALLAGLPSERWALVTSASQRVARHRLRSAALPLPALLVGAEDVVHGKPDPEPYLLAAERLGLAAADCLVFEDAPAGITSALRAGCRVVQVGGRQRLDPNISALIQDWRQVSVVEEVSGLQLTLLA from the coding sequence ATGAGCCGGCTTGTGCTGCGGGCCAGAGCCCTGCTGCTGGACATGGATGGCACCCTGGTGCACTCCACCGGCGAAGTGGAGACGGTATGGCGGCTCTGGTGCCGCCGTCATCAGCTGGCGCCCGAGCCGGTGCTGGCCATGTGCCACGGGGTGCGCTCGCGAGAGGTGCTCCGTGCCCTGGCCCCGCAACTGGACATGGCGCAGGAGGTGGCCCTGCTCGACGAGCTGGAGATCAACCACACCGGCCAGGCGGAGGCCATCGCCGGGGCCCGAGCTCTGCTGGCAGGTTTGCCAAGCGAGCGCTGGGCGCTGGTGACCTCCGCCAGTCAGCGGGTGGCCCGTCATCGATTGCGCAGTGCCGCTCTGCCGTTGCCCGCCCTGCTGGTGGGGGCCGAGGATGTGGTGCATGGCAAGCCGGATCCCGAGCCCTACCTGCTGGCGGCCGAGCGTCTGGGGCTGGCGGCGGCCGATTGCCTGGTGTTCGAGGATGCGCCGGCCGGCATCACCAGTGCGCTGCGGGCGGGTTGCCGCGTGGTACAGGTGGGGGGCAGGCAGCGGCTGGATCCGAACATCAGTGCCCTGATCCAGGACTGGCGCCAGGTGAGCGTGGTGGAGGAGGTGTCGGGTTTGCAGCTGACGCTGCTGGCCTGA
- a CDS encoding nitroreductase family protein — MSSPFIEQIKVRRTIYALGDQVSHTPEQLTTLIQNAIKHSPSSFNSQSSRAVILFGAQHHKLWDIVKAELKKIVPPEAYPQSEAKVDGSFRAGFGTVLFFEDTDVIKDLQQKFALYADNFPIWSEHATGIAQFAVWTTLAQEKIGASLQHYNPLIDQAVHKEWNLPASWLLRAQMPFGSIKQPAGDKTFMDDAARFRVFK, encoded by the coding sequence ATGAGCAGTCCGTTTATCGAACAGATCAAAGTACGTCGTACCATCTATGCCCTGGGTGACCAGGTTTCCCATACGCCGGAGCAGCTGACCACTCTCATCCAGAATGCCATCAAGCACAGCCCCTCCTCGTTCAACTCCCAGAGCTCTCGCGCCGTCATCCTGTTTGGCGCCCAGCACCACAAGCTGTGGGACATCGTCAAGGCGGAGCTGAAGAAGATAGTGCCGCCGGAAGCCTATCCCCAGAGCGAAGCCAAGGTGGACGGCAGTTTCCGCGCAGGTTTCGGCACCGTGCTCTTCTTCGAGGACACCGACGTCATCAAGGATCTGCAGCAAAAATTCGCCCTCTACGCCGACAACTTCCCCATCTGGTCGGAACATGCCACCGGCATTGCCCAGTTTGCGGTCTGGACCACCCTGGCCCAGGAGAAGATCGGCGCGTCCCTGCAGCACTACAACCCGCTCATCGACCAGGCGGTACACAAAGAGTGGAACCTGCCCGCCAGCTGGCTGCTGCGCGCCCAGATGCCCTTTGGCAGCATCAAGCAACCGGCCGGTGACAAGACCTTCATGGACGACGCCGCGCGTTTTCGCGTGTTCAAATAA
- a CDS encoding GGDEF domain-containing protein produces MIQWLISRRYYLLTSLTLLLGTLVLVVTLALATASYLRSIDKTVAGYGHMLSSLDAALIHELVLANQRQLAVLEASLDKAAIARGEPADNPLWAIAHQIKRDSHYIYFYHPQTDRISSYPAWQQPVEYRAASRPWYRALSMPGDELIWLGPYQEYGSDKQILTLIKRVKGLDGQLLGLLMVDMSFNAIQQALQRAMGRNQAAIYISSRGGEQLVVGCNMALYQPPVTTAGVVGSGLEVIWHGRHLRRELEGIDWDLNIYLPPELFHDGLEEALLMVVLPLLSLFAIWFCSINFLVRVFNQEQALVAGSLTGIVRDPTQTPCQLKTWFVHSSLSEIDQVRASFLQGQDALLHDPLTGIMNRRAFTQRRSELEESATPHWLLLFDVDNFKRINDNWGHTVGDGVLCRVAELLVAELGSGCVYRIGGDEFAALLPWPRSELESGLSRLLARVRNQQWREFREAVTLSVGGAHSPDDGVLLFERVDECLYRSKRLGRDGWSLTEQTRQEQGADRSCHMDNG; encoded by the coding sequence ATGATCCAATGGTTGATTAGTCGGCGTTACTACCTGTTGACCTCGTTGACTCTGCTGCTGGGCACCCTGGTGCTGGTGGTGACCCTGGCCCTGGCGACGGCCAGCTATCTGCGCAGCATCGACAAGACGGTGGCCGGCTACGGCCACATGCTCTCTTCCCTCGATGCGGCCCTGATCCACGAACTGGTGCTGGCCAATCAGCGTCAGCTGGCGGTGCTGGAGGCGTCGCTGGACAAGGCTGCAATCGCCCGCGGCGAGCCGGCCGACAACCCGCTCTGGGCCATTGCCCACCAGATCAAGCGCGACAGCCACTACATCTACTTCTACCACCCGCAAACGGACCGCATCAGCAGTTACCCGGCCTGGCAGCAGCCGGTCGAGTATCGTGCCGCCAGCCGGCCCTGGTATCGGGCGCTGTCAATGCCGGGGGATGAGCTCATCTGGTTGGGTCCCTATCAGGAGTACGGCTCGGACAAGCAGATCCTGACCCTTATCAAGCGGGTAAAGGGGCTGGATGGTCAGCTGCTCGGCCTGCTGATGGTCGACATGTCGTTCAACGCCATCCAGCAGGCACTGCAGCGTGCCATGGGTCGCAACCAGGCGGCCATCTACATCAGCTCGCGGGGGGGAGAGCAGCTGGTGGTGGGCTGCAACATGGCGCTCTATCAGCCGCCAGTGACCACGGCGGGCGTGGTGGGTAGCGGACTGGAGGTGATCTGGCATGGCCGCCATCTGCGTCGGGAGCTGGAGGGGATCGACTGGGATCTCAACATCTATCTGCCGCCCGAGCTGTTTCACGACGGCCTCGAGGAGGCCCTGCTGATGGTGGTGTTGCCACTGCTCTCGCTGTTTGCCATCTGGTTTTGCAGCATCAACTTTCTGGTGCGGGTGTTCAATCAGGAGCAGGCGCTGGTGGCCGGCTCGCTGACCGGCATAGTGCGGGATCCGACCCAGACACCCTGTCAGCTGAAGACCTGGTTCGTGCACAGCAGCCTGAGCGAGATAGACCAGGTGCGGGCCAGCTTTCTGCAGGGGCAGGATGCTCTGCTGCACGACCCCCTCACCGGCATCATGAACCGGCGGGCCTTCACCCAGCGTCGCAGCGAGCTGGAGGAGAGCGCCACACCCCACTGGCTGCTGCTGTTCGACGTCGACAACTTCAAGCGCATCAATGACAACTGGGGGCACACGGTGGGAGACGGCGTGCTCTGTCGGGTGGCCGAGCTGCTGGTGGCGGAGCTGGGTAGCGGCTGCGTCTACCGGATCGGGGGAGACGAGTTCGCCGCCCTGCTGCCCTGGCCGCGCAGCGAGCTGGAGTCCGGGTTGAGTCGGCTGCTGGCGCGGGTGCGCAATCAGCAGTGGCGCGAGTTTCGCGAGGCGGTGACCCTGAGCGTGGGCGGTGCTCACAGCCCGGATGACGGTGTGCTGCTGTTCGAGCGGGTCGACGAGTGTCTCTATCGGAGCAAGCGGCTGGGGCGCGATGGCTGGTCTTTGACGGAGCAGACCCGGCAGGAGCAGGGTGCTGACAGATCCTGTCATATGGATAACGGCTAA
- a CDS encoding cold-shock protein encodes MRYQGRIVRWNEARGFGFIAPDQGDGEPKGAELFVHISALQSDGSLPKIGERVSYQLGSGQDGKPRAEQVFFVDRPLSLAGAQPAPSVGRQAVTGERPLPARARPRPVYRRRSNWRGKLIPLLVLAGIFSIYSRFSAESVSPSPSSSFSQQEADSTDSPQATPTFVRQCDGRQYCSQMTSCEEATWFLQNCPNTKMDGRGRGNGIPCESQWCGH; translated from the coding sequence ATGCGTTATCAGGGACGGATCGTGCGCTGGAACGAGGCGCGCGGCTTTGGTTTTATCGCCCCCGATCAGGGGGATGGCGAGCCAAAAGGAGCCGAGCTGTTCGTGCATATCTCGGCGCTGCAGTCAGATGGCTCGCTGCCCAAGATTGGCGAGCGGGTCTCCTATCAGCTTGGCAGCGGCCAGGATGGCAAACCCAGGGCCGAGCAGGTGTTCTTTGTGGATCGGCCGCTGTCGCTGGCAGGCGCCCAACCAGCGCCTTCTGTGGGCAGACAGGCTGTGACCGGGGAGCGGCCTCTGCCCGCCAGGGCACGCCCGCGCCCCGTCTATCGGCGCCGCAGCAACTGGCGCGGCAAGCTGATCCCGCTGCTGGTGCTGGCCGGGATTTTCTCCATTTACTCCCGCTTCTCGGCCGAGTCGGTCTCGCCTTCGCCAAGCTCTTCTTTCAGTCAGCAGGAGGCAGACAGCACAGACAGCCCGCAGGCGACGCCCACTTTCGTCCGTCAGTGCGACGGTCGGCAGTATTGCTCCCAGATGACCTCCTGCGAGGAGGCGACCTGGTTTTTGCAAAACTGCCCCAATACCAAGATGGACGGCAGAGGACGAGGGAACGGGATTCCTTGTGAAAGCCAGTGGTGCGGCCACTAA
- a CDS encoding YMGG-like glycine zipper-containing protein: protein MEMNKRGMSALALLGSLLLVSGVVQASETLNTILGGGAGGVAGTMIGKELGGDTGALVGAALGGAAGGAATANKGNKNEAALGGAVGALGGAAIGKSVGGSTGQLIGAGVGGASGSAIGAKTGDGHKSNNDRYYDDEHRHHKKHKKHKKHRWHDDD, encoded by the coding sequence ATGGAGATGAACAAGCGTGGCATGAGCGCCCTGGCCCTGCTGGGCTCACTGCTGCTGGTCAGCGGCGTAGTGCAGGCCTCGGAGACACTCAATACCATCCTCGGTGGCGGTGCGGGTGGCGTGGCCGGCACCATGATCGGCAAGGAGCTGGGCGGTGATACCGGCGCCCTGGTGGGGGCGGCACTGGGCGGTGCGGCCGGTGGCGCCGCCACGGCCAACAAGGGCAACAAAAATGAAGCGGCGCTCGGTGGCGCCGTCGGGGCGCTCGGTGGCGCGGCCATCGGCAAGAGCGTGGGTGGCAGCACGGGTCAGCTGATCGGGGCCGGCGTCGGCGGGGCCAGCGGCTCCGCCATCGGTGCCAAGACTGGCGATGGCCACAAGAGCAACAATGATCGTTACTACGACGATGAGCACAGGCACCACAAGAAACACAAAAAGCACAAGAAACACAGATGGCACGACGATGATTGA
- a CDS encoding LysR family transcriptional regulator has product MKFDLKQLQAFVTLADTANYREAANRLFITQPALTKQIQGLEQTLGSTLFNRGRHGAELTAIGAQLLTQASALVEHGKGFERHAMALASGIAGRLKIGFGLSSFALAPALVASFKQQVPEVMVHLQDMTSAIQQERLLSGQLQLGFMRRPQAPQLQEHRLLTDRLVLAVPTLMTRPDPAAFDVEQALASQPLLQMVGHRCPGLSQQIAGFLGANRLTGMIQEAEDIQTLVALVAAGIGNAILPRSVSFIAGPDVTLYPLSGPCSEWEISLVWNPEFADPIRDRFVQLVIDAHPAPQPAMPDR; this is encoded by the coding sequence ATGAAATTCGATCTGAAGCAACTGCAGGCATTCGTCACCCTGGCCGACACCGCCAACTACCGGGAGGCCGCCAACCGGCTGTTCATCACCCAGCCGGCGCTCACCAAGCAGATCCAGGGGCTGGAGCAGACTCTCGGCAGTACCCTGTTCAACCGGGGTCGCCACGGCGCCGAACTGACCGCCATCGGCGCCCAGCTGCTCACCCAGGCGAGCGCCCTGGTCGAACACGGCAAGGGCTTTGAACGCCATGCCATGGCGTTGGCCAGCGGCATCGCCGGGCGCCTCAAGATTGGTTTCGGTCTGTCGAGCTTCGCGCTGGCACCGGCACTGGTGGCCAGCTTCAAGCAGCAGGTGCCCGAGGTGATGGTGCATCTGCAGGACATGACCTCCGCCATCCAGCAGGAGCGGCTGCTGTCGGGCCAGCTGCAGCTCGGCTTCATGCGCCGGCCCCAGGCGCCACAGTTGCAGGAGCACAGACTGCTGACCGATCGGCTGGTGCTGGCGGTGCCGACCCTGATGACCCGGCCGGATCCGGCCGCCTTCGATGTGGAGCAGGCGCTGGCCAGCCAGCCCTTGCTGCAGATGGTCGGTCACCGTTGCCCCGGCCTCAGCCAGCAGATCGCCGGCTTCCTCGGCGCCAACCGGCTGACCGGCATGATCCAGGAGGCGGAGGATATCCAGACCCTGGTGGCGCTGGTGGCTGCCGGCATCGGCAACGCCATCCTGCCGCGCAGCGTCAGCTTCATCGCCGGCCCGGACGTCACCCTCTACCCCTTGTCCGGCCCCTGCTCCGAGTGGGAGATAAGCCTGGTGTGGAACCCGGAATTTGCCGATCCCATTCGCGATCGCTTCGTGCAGCTGGTCATCGATGCCCACCCGGCGCCGCAACCAGCAATGCCGGATCGCTGA
- a CDS encoding D-2-hydroxyacid dehydrogenase: MQQIVFLDSDTLDTGITLRHPDFPHHWQSYPSTAPEQVVERLKDASIAIINKVRIGAAELARLPDLKLIALAATGSDNVDLEACRAANVGVCNIRNYSGPSVPEHAMALMLALARNLFCWRQSLLEGRWQQSGQFCFFDHHITDLHGKRLGIIGKGTLGQALGERARGIGMEVRYAQSQVGASHDEDRLPLDELLQSADVISLHCPLTPYTRNLIGERELELMKPGALLINVGRGGLVDEEALLRALANGRLGGAGFDVASVEPPPPDHPLMQALQYPHFILTPHVAWASEESMQRLADQLIDNINAFAEGRRQHRLV, encoded by the coding sequence ATGCAGCAAATTGTGTTTCTCGACAGCGATACCCTGGATACCGGCATCACCCTGCGCCACCCCGACTTTCCCCATCACTGGCAGAGCTACCCGAGCACGGCCCCCGAGCAGGTGGTGGAGCGGCTCAAAGACGCCAGCATCGCCATCATCAACAAGGTGCGCATCGGCGCCGCCGAGCTTGCCCGGCTGCCGGACCTGAAACTCATCGCGCTGGCCGCCACCGGCAGCGACAACGTGGATCTGGAGGCGTGCCGCGCCGCCAACGTCGGCGTCTGCAACATCCGCAACTACTCGGGCCCCTCGGTGCCGGAACACGCCATGGCGCTGATGCTGGCCCTGGCGCGCAACCTCTTCTGCTGGCGCCAGTCGCTGCTGGAGGGACGCTGGCAGCAGAGCGGCCAGTTCTGCTTCTTCGATCACCACATCACGGATCTGCACGGCAAGCGGCTCGGCATCATCGGCAAGGGGACGCTCGGTCAGGCCCTCGGCGAGCGGGCCAGGGGGATCGGCATGGAGGTGCGTTACGCCCAGAGCCAGGTCGGCGCCAGCCACGACGAGGATCGGCTGCCGCTGGACGAGCTGCTGCAAAGCGCCGACGTCATCAGCCTGCACTGCCCGCTCACCCCCTATACCCGCAACCTGATTGGCGAGCGGGAGCTCGAGCTGATGAAGCCGGGCGCCCTGCTGATCAACGTCGGCCGCGGCGGTCTGGTGGACGAAGAGGCCCTGCTGCGGGCACTGGCCAACGGCCGCCTCGGCGGCGCCGGTTTCGACGTGGCGAGCGTCGAGCCGCCGCCCCCCGACCACCCGCTGATGCAGGCGCTGCAGTACCCCCACTTCATCCTCACCCCCCACGTGGCCTGGGCCAGCGAGGAGTCGATGCAGCGCCTCGCCGATCAGCTGATCGACAACATCAACGCCTTCGCCGAGGGGCGCCGCCAACACCGGCTGGTGTGA
- a CDS encoding diguanylate cyclase domain-containing protein yields the protein MADYFQGSLFHFSDRAQYLSALLNSLEEQISVIDRDGVIHYTNLAWNSFAEQNGMPEGYDWLGVNYLRVCDNSVEPLAQMAAEGIRRVLRHEQQHFHLEYPCHSPDTQRWFMMRVSAIPGIEVEFYTISHINVTERKLQELDMAYLSLHDPLTGLANRRLFNSFLHNEWRRSMREQTPISFIMLDLDNFKLCNDHFGHQVGDGFLQQVGQLLSTFCQRATDLPCRFGGDEFALILGNTGDEAASRMGEAIRVGIGELLIPGADGLRLSASVGIATLLPQQARVSEEELLTAADMALYLAKQGGKNRCHCVSCSALPAA from the coding sequence ATGGCGGACTATTTTCAGGGATCACTGTTTCACTTCTCCGATCGGGCGCAATACCTGTCTGCATTGCTCAATTCGCTGGAGGAGCAGATCTCGGTGATCGATCGGGATGGCGTCATCCACTACACCAACCTCGCCTGGAATAGTTTCGCCGAACAGAACGGCATGCCGGAGGGGTACGACTGGTTGGGCGTCAACTATCTGAGGGTGTGCGACAACTCGGTGGAGCCGCTGGCCCAGATGGCGGCCGAGGGGATCCGGCGGGTACTGCGCCACGAGCAGCAGCACTTTCATCTGGAGTACCCCTGTCACAGCCCGGATACCCAGCGCTGGTTCATGATGCGGGTCTCCGCCATCCCCGGTATCGAGGTCGAGTTCTACACCATCAGCCACATCAACGTCACCGAGCGCAAGCTGCAGGAGCTGGACATGGCCTACCTCTCCCTGCACGACCCGCTGACCGGGCTGGCGAACCGGCGGCTGTTCAACAGCTTTCTGCACAACGAGTGGCGGCGCAGCATGCGCGAACAGACCCCCATCTCCTTCATCATGCTGGATCTGGACAACTTCAAGCTGTGCAACGACCACTTCGGCCATCAGGTCGGGGACGGTTTCTTGCAGCAGGTGGGTCAGCTGCTGAGCACCTTCTGCCAGCGGGCCACCGATCTGCCGTGCCGCTTCGGCGGCGACGAATTTGCCCTGATCCTCGGCAACACAGGGGACGAGGCCGCCTCCCGCATGGGGGAGGCCATTCGCGTCGGCATCGGCGAGTTGCTGATCCCGGGGGCGGATGGACTTAGACTCAGCGCCAGCGTCGGCATCGCCACCCTGTTGCCGCAGCAGGCCCGCGTCTCGGAAGAGGAGCTGCTGACCGCCGCCGACATGGCGCTCTATCTGGCCAAGCAGGGGGGCAAGAATCGCTGCCACTGCGTCAGCTGCAGCGCGCTGCCGGCCGCCTGA
- a CDS encoding FAD-dependent oxidoreductase — translation MEQCDIAIVGAGMVGAATACLLAAQGLSVRVIETRLPEQYAPEQPLDLRVSAISQASVALLEQAGAWQHLQQMRLCPYRRLETWELDGFATRFNAADLGLPQLGYIIENRLVQLALLRRMEDFPNIQTHTPAAVTSLRQSADEAVLTLDDGSELAARWVLACDGAESHTRKLAGIGVSRFEYRQHCMLINIDTDFEQEDITWQQFTPSGPRAFLPLPGQRGSLVWYDSPARIRALAAMSNEGLAAEVRRHFPSRLGGFAVTAKGSFPLVRRHANDYHAGRVVLLGDAAHTINPLAGQGVNLGFKDVACWSDLLQGAGADWHQLALAGRYERRRRPDNLLMQSGMDLFYGVFSNGIGPLKLARNLALNLADKAGPLKEMALRYALGLV, via the coding sequence ATGGAACAGTGTGATATCGCCATCGTCGGGGCCGGCATGGTCGGCGCCGCCACAGCCTGTCTGCTGGCGGCGCAGGGTCTGTCGGTGCGGGTCATCGAGACCCGGCTGCCGGAGCAATACGCCCCCGAGCAGCCGCTGGATCTGCGGGTCTCCGCCATCAGTCAGGCTTCGGTGGCGCTGCTGGAGCAGGCCGGTGCCTGGCAGCATCTGCAGCAGATGCGGCTGTGCCCCTATCGCCGGCTGGAGACCTGGGAGCTGGACGGCTTCGCCACCCGCTTCAACGCCGCCGACCTCGGTCTGCCGCAGCTCGGCTACATCATCGAAAACCGGCTGGTGCAGCTGGCGTTGCTCAGACGCATGGAAGATTTCCCCAACATCCAGACCCACACCCCGGCGGCGGTGACGAGCCTGCGCCAGAGTGCGGACGAGGCGGTGCTGACCCTGGATGATGGCAGCGAGCTGGCCGCCCGCTGGGTGCTGGCGTGCGATGGCGCCGAATCCCACACCCGCAAGCTGGCCGGCATCGGGGTGTCGCGCTTTGAATACCGTCAGCACTGCATGCTGATCAACATCGACACCGACTTCGAGCAGGAAGACATCACCTGGCAGCAGTTTACCCCGAGCGGCCCGCGCGCCTTCCTGCCGCTACCCGGCCAGCGCGGCTCCCTGGTCTGGTATGACAGTCCGGCCCGCATCCGGGCGCTGGCCGCCATGAGCAACGAGGGGCTGGCCGCCGAGGTGCGCCGCCACTTCCCGAGCCGGCTCGGCGGGTTTGCCGTGACGGCCAAGGGGAGCTTCCCGCTGGTGCGCCGCCACGCCAACGATTATCACGCCGGCCGGGTGGTGCTGCTGGGCGATGCCGCCCACACCATCAACCCGTTGGCGGGGCAGGGGGTCAACCTCGGCTTCAAGGACGTGGCCTGCTGGAGCGATCTGCTGCAGGGGGCCGGGGCCGACTGGCATCAGCTGGCGCTGGCCGGGCGCTATGAGCGGCGCCGCCGCCCCGACAACCTGCTGATGCAGTCGGGGATGGATCTCTTCTACGGGGTGTTCAGCAACGGGATAGGCCCGCTCAAGCTGGCGCGCAACCTGGCCCTCAATCTGGCGGACAAGGCAGGCCCGCTCAAGGAGATGGCGCTACGCTATGCGCTGGGGCTGGTTTAA
- a CDS encoding isochorismatase family cysteine hydrolase, with product MNKALLVIDFINDIAHPDGRIAASAAHVLEQDAIAHANQALAHARAHGWLVVLIKVGFDPHYLLQPKGSPMFGRAHQFGALSLGDSGTDFHADLDVQPGDLVLTKPRVSPFYGTALEPALRANHIEHLYLCGVSTSWAIQAAAREGHDRDYAITILEDACAAADANEHHASLRMLGRIAEVCKVAQLA from the coding sequence ATGAACAAGGCATTGCTGGTGATCGATTTCATCAACGACATCGCCCACCCGGATGGGCGCATCGCCGCCTCGGCGGCCCATGTGCTGGAACAGGACGCCATCGCGCACGCCAATCAGGCGCTGGCCCATGCCCGCGCCCACGGCTGGCTGGTGGTGCTGATCAAGGTGGGTTTTGACCCGCACTATCTGCTGCAACCCAAGGGCTCGCCCATGTTTGGCCGGGCTCACCAGTTCGGGGCGCTGTCGCTTGGCGATAGCGGTACCGACTTTCACGCCGACCTCGACGTGCAGCCGGGCGATCTGGTGCTGACCAAGCCCAGGGTCAGCCCCTTCTACGGCACTGCGCTGGAGCCGGCGCTGCGGGCTAACCACATCGAGCACCTCTATCTGTGCGGGGTGAGTACCAGCTGGGCCATTCAGGCGGCGGCGCGGGAGGGGCATGATCGGGATTACGCCATCACCATCCTGGAGGATGCCTGCGCGGCGGCGGATGCCAATGAGCACCATGCTTCGCTGCGGATGCTCGGCCGCATCGCCGAGGTCTGCAAGGTGGCCCAGCTGGCCTGA